In Leptodesmis sichuanensis A121, the following are encoded in one genomic region:
- a CDS encoding glycosyltransferase family 39 protein, which translates to MKASRHDWLLVGILVLGAGLRFWHLDFKPLWMDEVITALFSLGHTYDQVPLDQALPLSAFEQLFRLNPQTTCPQIVATVTTQSVHPPLFFCWMHTWMTWVDAWPFSWIWKLRALPALGGVGAIAAIYLLNRVAFFPRAGLLGAALMAVSPFAVYLSQEARHYTLPILLVILALLGLYHLLLDLQHQSFRPAIWLGWIAVNSLGFYVHYFFLLAFAAQVVVLGAACWALIRRHNPRHPKSKPQNLELKTQNLKLLLPPLLAITTVGLTYLPWLPTFLHHMRRPETDWLKSHASHWSHAIAPLYQLPVSWVLMVIALPVEQQPWWIVLVSVLLMVAFSLWLGSRVVQGIRRLWQLPETHLATWMLLLFIAVVVLQFLAIAYFLGKDLTAIPRYSFIYFPALIALVGASLLQPVGRSGIRDRGLGIRDRGLGVRGWFLRAIALMNRQAIWVVVIVGTVSSLSVGANLVFQKPYNPERIAQDMRSVAPHLPTLVTMAYSDYQDVAMGLSFALGLHQETGNPSVRSPKTYFALMAQNQGYELVWQNLSRLEHPLTFPLNLWAISPGLKRSGYYNQLTLQDQRGSAHQCFIDPAHYYRIGIPYQRYRCD; encoded by the coding sequence ATGAAGGCATCTCGACATGATTGGTTACTGGTTGGCATTTTGGTGCTGGGAGCTGGGTTGCGGTTCTGGCATCTCGACTTCAAACCCCTGTGGATGGATGAAGTGATTACTGCCCTCTTCAGCCTGGGCCACACCTATGATCAGGTGCCTCTGGATCAGGCATTGCCCCTGTCCGCCTTTGAGCAACTTTTCCGTCTGAATCCACAGACGACCTGCCCTCAGATTGTGGCTACGGTCACCACCCAATCCGTTCATCCGCCCCTATTTTTCTGCTGGATGCACACCTGGATGACCTGGGTAGATGCGTGGCCCTTTTCCTGGATCTGGAAACTGAGAGCCTTGCCTGCCCTGGGAGGAGTGGGAGCGATCGCTGCGATCTACCTGCTCAACCGCGTGGCCTTCTTTCCCAGAGCCGGACTGCTGGGGGCAGCTCTCATGGCTGTCTCTCCCTTTGCCGTCTATCTCTCTCAGGAAGCCCGCCATTACACCCTGCCCATCCTTCTAGTGATTCTGGCCCTCCTGGGACTGTACCATCTGCTGCTGGATCTACAACACCAGTCCTTCAGACCCGCCATCTGGCTGGGCTGGATTGCCGTCAACAGTCTCGGCTTTTATGTCCATTATTTTTTCCTGCTTGCCTTCGCCGCCCAAGTCGTTGTCCTTGGAGCTGCCTGCTGGGCATTGATCAGAAGACATAACCCACGCCATCCAAAATCCAAACCTCAGAACTTAGAACTTAAAACTCAAAACTTAAAACTTCTCCTCCCCCCTCTCCTGGCTATCACCACGGTTGGCCTGACCTACCTGCCCTGGTTGCCTACCTTTCTTCACCACATGCGCCGCCCGGAAACAGACTGGTTGAAATCCCATGCATCTCATTGGAGCCATGCGATCGCACCTTTGTACCAGCTTCCCGTCAGTTGGGTGTTGATGGTGATTGCCTTACCCGTTGAACAGCAACCCTGGTGGATTGTGCTGGTTTCGGTACTCCTGATGGTGGCCTTCAGCCTCTGGCTGGGCAGCCGAGTGGTACAGGGAATTCGGCGGCTCTGGCAACTTCCGGAGACCCATCTGGCCACCTGGATGTTGCTACTCTTTATTGCTGTGGTAGTGCTGCAGTTTCTGGCGATCGCTTACTTCCTGGGCAAAGACCTGACGGCCATTCCCCGCTATAGCTTCATTTACTTTCCGGCTCTGATCGCGTTGGTGGGAGCGAGCTTGCTGCAACCTGTGGGGAGATCGGGGATTAGGGATCGGGGGTTAGGAATTAGGGATCGAGGATTAGGAGTTAGGGGGTGGTTTTTGCGGGCGATCGCGTTGATGAATCGTCAGGCAATTTGGGTGGTGGTGATAGTGGGGACAGTCAGCAGTCTGAGTGTGGGTGCGAATCTGGTGTTTCAGAAGCCGTACAATCCAGAGCGGATTGCGCAGGATATGCGGTCTGTGGCACCCCATCTACCGACTCTGGTGACGATGGCTTATAGCGATTATCAGGATGTGGCCATGGGACTCAGTTTTGCTCTGGGATTGCACCAGGAAACGGGGAATCCATCGGTGCGATCGCCAAAAACCTACTTCGCATTGATGGCGCAAAATCAGGGCTATGAGTTGGTCTGGCAAAACCTGTCCCGTCTGGAGCATCCCCTGACTTTTCCGCTCAATCTCTGGGCTATCAGTCCCGGTTTGAAGCGGAGTGGTTATTACAATCAATTAACTTTGCAAGATCAAAGAGGATCTGCTCATCAATGCTTCATTGATCCAGCCCACTATTACCGGATTGGTATTCCCTATCAGCGCTACCGTTGCGATTGA
- a CDS encoding DUF3318 domain-containing protein, whose translation MYPDPEIRHLMDLLPASGRMLTKLVSKPGQATVIEAPVPKPWMAFRPVSINFDLWNQLSRAQRDLLVLRTVSWVTSVRWFRPSLNQGLVLAGVLGVIVEATQGDAVGVIAAGSLSAIAGTQIWRSNHSTQRELEADEAAIQVAMRRGYTETEAARSLLSAIETVAEIEGRPSLSFIELLRCQNLRAIAGVSPVGVPSSLRE comes from the coding sequence ATGTACCCCGATCCCGAAATTCGCCACCTGATGGACTTACTGCCCGCTTCTGGCCGGATGCTGACCAAATTGGTGAGTAAACCTGGACAGGCCACGGTGATTGAGGCTCCTGTTCCCAAGCCGTGGATGGCATTTCGTCCAGTTTCCATCAACTTTGACCTGTGGAACCAACTGTCTCGCGCTCAACGGGATTTGCTGGTGCTGCGAACTGTCAGTTGGGTGACGAGTGTGCGCTGGTTTCGTCCCAGCCTGAATCAGGGATTGGTGCTGGCCGGAGTGCTGGGCGTAATTGTGGAAGCCACCCAGGGGGATGCAGTGGGGGTAATTGCTGCAGGATCCCTCAGTGCGATCGCTGGGACGCAAATCTGGCGCAGTAATCACAGTACGCAACGGGAATTAGAGGCCGATGAAGCGGCAATTCAGGTGGCGATGCGGCGTGGCTATACAGAAACGGAAGCCGCTCGTTCCCTGCTCTCAGCCATTGAGACGGTTGCAGAAATTGAAGGGCGGCCCAGCCTCAGCTTTATTGAATTGCTGCGTTGCCAAAATTTGCGGGCGATCGCAGGGGTTTCTCCAGTGGGTGTTCCCAGCAGTTTGAGGGAGTAG
- a CDS encoding RuBisCO accumulation factor 1 codes for MAEPPQETFGSDAASPQGDEQMGQLIQKLRRKEGTWVEWGQACQMLQKAGYSPQTIFEDTGFEPIQQNQVIVGAQVYQSIVAAGADASTLAHFERKGSDVLYELRILTHAERAAVAELAVQKGLDMDEAREVAKAVKELSRLSQPPVGFTTHPGDAIAYQIWKLARQKSDLQERSRLIAKGLRFAHSDSARNQIEQLLTDFSVTPTKPAPRLPVYRLDAEEELPRVIPVVGQFPLTLEDLQAVPFIAPTEPFGMVQFAGAGAWVAVPGWQVVRLAEDPIALLSTSDSLPTPLPGPPEPVLVIIDRAARTWDEHSYFLTAHDGQLQLQWFADTPETSLLGRLILVMKPKKVLDEDYTKDPWQMDE; via the coding sequence ATGGCTGAACCTCCTCAAGAGACTTTTGGATCTGATGCCGCCTCTCCCCAAGGGGACGAGCAGATGGGTCAACTGATTCAGAAGCTGCGACGCAAAGAAGGCACCTGGGTGGAATGGGGACAGGCGTGCCAGATGTTACAAAAAGCGGGATATAGCCCCCAAACAATTTTTGAAGATACGGGGTTTGAGCCGATTCAGCAGAATCAGGTGATCGTGGGTGCGCAGGTGTATCAGAGCATTGTGGCCGCGGGGGCTGATGCATCTACCCTGGCTCACTTTGAGCGCAAGGGTAGCGACGTGTTGTATGAACTGCGAATTCTCACCCATGCCGAACGGGCCGCAGTGGCTGAACTGGCCGTCCAAAAAGGTTTGGACATGGATGAGGCACGGGAGGTGGCCAAGGCTGTGAAGGAGCTATCCCGCTTGAGTCAGCCCCCCGTAGGATTTACGACTCATCCCGGTGACGCGATCGCCTACCAGATCTGGAAACTGGCGCGGCAGAAATCTGACTTGCAGGAGCGATCGCGCTTGATTGCCAAAGGATTGCGGTTTGCCCACAGTGACTCGGCTCGCAATCAGATTGAGCAACTACTGACCGACTTTAGCGTGACACCCACCAAACCCGCACCCCGCTTGCCCGTCTATCGCCTGGATGCAGAGGAAGAACTGCCGCGAGTAATTCCTGTCGTGGGCCAATTTCCTCTGACTTTAGAGGATCTTCAGGCTGTCCCCTTCATTGCTCCAACCGAACCGTTCGGCATGGTGCAATTTGCCGGAGCCGGTGCCTGGGTTGCCGTACCCGGTTGGCAGGTGGTGCGCCTGGCCGAAGACCCGATCGCCCTGCTCAGTACCAGTGATAGTCTACCGACTCCCTTACCTGGCCCTCCGGAACCTGTCCTGGTGATTATCGATCGGGCAGCACGCACCTGGGACGAACACAGTTATTTTCTTACTGCTCATGACGGTCAACTGCAGTTGCAATGGTTTGCCGATACACCCGAAACTTCTCTGCTGGGGCGTTTGATCCTGGTCATGAAACCGAAAAAAGTACTGGATGAGGACTATACAAAAGACCCCTGGCAGATGGATGAATAG
- a CDS encoding SH3 domain-containing protein codes for MEFRSKMALAMGISFAIPITIAGLIYAIAKTPLSQWLFDSSLSHHLEGATICQTLTADPKPPLNVRSSPEAANDNVVGHIPNGTLLTVVDESEGWLRISSPIPGWVYKELTVTSCVNPRDAASQTMLVPQQGDTFDRGIYLMAIATQQYQSGNLNGAIALVKTVAADSPAYPTAKLVAVQWPQEWNRAEARYYSAQKALRDGRWQDVIMSAREFPDIRFWKEKLTPIVKQAIKQSQPTQSASGADQ; via the coding sequence ATGGAGTTCAGGTCAAAGATGGCGTTGGCGATGGGAATTAGTTTCGCCATTCCCATAACGATCGCTGGCCTCATCTATGCGATCGCCAAAACTCCCTTATCCCAATGGCTCTTTGACTCATCCTTGTCTCACCACCTGGAAGGCGCAACAATCTGTCAAACCCTGACCGCTGATCCGAAACCGCCGCTGAATGTACGTTCCAGCCCAGAGGCTGCTAACGATAATGTGGTGGGGCATATTCCCAATGGCACCCTATTGACGGTGGTGGATGAATCAGAAGGATGGCTGAGGATTAGCAGCCCAATTCCGGGCTGGGTTTATAAAGAGTTAACGGTGACCAGTTGCGTCAACCCCAGGGATGCGGCCAGTCAAACCATGCTAGTGCCCCAACAGGGAGACACTTTTGATCGGGGGATTTATCTCATGGCAATCGCCACTCAACAGTACCAATCGGGCAATCTCAATGGCGCGATCGCCCTGGTAAAAACGGTTGCTGCAGACAGCCCAGCTTACCCAACAGCTAAACTGGTGGCTGTGCAGTGGCCCCAGGAATGGAATCGAGCTGAGGCCAGATATTATAGTGCTCAAAAAGCTTTGCGAGATGGTCGCTGGCAGGATGTCATAATGAGTGCAAGAGAATTTCCGGACATTCGCTTCTGGAAAGAGAAGCTTACTCCCATAGTGAAACAGGCGATCAAGCAAAGCCAGCCTACTCAATCGGCATCGGGTGCGGATCAGTAA
- a CDS encoding ABC transporter substrate-binding protein: MGWPDCVMVNGGWRSSVRFLFLFCLCCLLAVSCSRSTPDAAAPSRTNRIVLGTAAPTVSTLDPADAYSIFSGNLLYNLGDRLYSYKLGTSELQPQLATALPQVSTDGLTYTIPLRQGVLFHDGTKFDAKAMEFSLQRFINNGGSPAFLLSDLVKSVQATGEYELTIQLKKPFAAFPSLLAFSGLCPVSPQAYEMKEGSFKPDTVISTGPYKLVKYGTDQIRLDTFEQYWGTKPTNQGIDIQFFSSSANLFNAFRTGAIDLAYQNLAVDQIRTLQEGATAQKWQAIAKAGSGIDYITINLKSPPLDKLEVRQAIAAMMDRPLLEERVFRGQIEPLYSLIPATLNMKDPVFQAYGDGNATKARELLTQAGYSETNPLKVEFWYRSNVVNDQWAALTLKALIKKRLGNLMQLDLKSIESTTAYKNLDKGVYPMFLLDWTPDFLDADNYIQPFMECSKGSVKTGCEAGSSFLQGSFYYSDRANQLIDQSRKELNPDIRKQIFKELQALLGQDVPFIPLWQSKDYLFAQKWIQGASLQITQKVPFWTLQK; this comes from the coding sequence GTGGGATGGCCTGATTGTGTGATGGTGAATGGTGGCTGGCGATCGTCGGTGCGGTTTCTGTTTCTCTTTTGCCTGTGTTGCCTTTTGGCCGTCAGTTGCAGCCGCTCCACCCCCGATGCCGCCGCTCCATCTCGCACCAATCGGATTGTGTTGGGAACGGCGGCCCCTACTGTGAGTACCCTGGATCCCGCCGATGCCTACAGCATTTTTTCTGGAAACTTACTTTATAACCTGGGCGATCGGCTCTACAGCTACAAACTTGGCACCAGTGAACTGCAACCCCAACTGGCAACCGCCTTACCCCAAGTGAGTACCGATGGGTTGACCTACACCATTCCCCTGCGTCAGGGTGTGCTGTTTCATGACGGAACCAAGTTTGATGCGAAAGCGATGGAATTCTCCCTGCAACGGTTCATCAACAACGGGGGATCACCGGCCTTTCTGCTCTCCGATCTGGTGAAATCCGTCCAGGCAACAGGCGAGTACGAGCTAACCATTCAACTGAAAAAGCCCTTTGCCGCCTTTCCCTCGTTGCTGGCCTTTTCCGGTCTGTGTCCCGTTTCCCCTCAAGCATACGAAATGAAGGAAGGTTCCTTCAAACCCGATACCGTAATCAGCACTGGCCCTTATAAATTGGTGAAGTACGGCACCGATCAAATTCGTCTGGATACCTTTGAACAATACTGGGGCACTAAACCCACTAATCAAGGCATTGATATTCAGTTCTTCTCCAGTTCCGCCAATTTGTTCAATGCCTTTCGCACGGGAGCGATCGACCTCGCCTACCAGAACCTGGCCGTTGATCAAATTCGCACACTTCAGGAAGGAGCTACCGCCCAAAAGTGGCAAGCGATCGCTAAAGCAGGCAGCGGTATTGATTACATCACCATCAATCTCAAGTCGCCACCGTTGGATAAGTTGGAAGTGCGGCAGGCGATCGCAGCGATGATGGATCGTCCGTTATTGGAAGAGCGCGTGTTTCGGGGACAAATTGAACCTCTATACAGCCTGATTCCTGCCACGTTGAACATGAAAGATCCGGTCTTTCAAGCTTATGGAGACGGCAACGCGACCAAAGCCAGGGAACTATTAACACAAGCAGGCTACTCTGAAACTAACCCGTTGAAAGTGGAGTTCTGGTATCGATCAAATGTAGTGAACGATCAGTGGGCGGCCCTGACGCTGAAAGCCTTGATTAAAAAAAGGCTGGGTAATTTAATGCAACTGGATCTGAAAAGTATTGAATCGACCACAGCTTATAAAAATCTGGACAAGGGCGTTTATCCCATGTTTCTACTCGATTGGACTCCCGACTTTTTAGATGCCGACAACTATATCCAACCGTTTATGGAATGCTCCAAAGGATCGGTAAAAACCGGATGTGAAGCAGGTTCTAGCTTCCTGCAGGGATCGTTTTATTACAGCGATCGGGCCAATCAGTTAATCGACCAGAGCCGCAAAGAACTCAATCCTGATATTCGCAAACAAATATTTAAGGAATTACAGGCACTATTGGGTCAGGATGTTCCTTTCATTCCCCTCTGGCAAAGCAAAGACTATCTGTTTGCTCAAAAATGGATTCAAGGAGCGAGTCTACAAATCACTCAAAAAGTTCCCTTCTGGACTCTACAAAAATGA